A genomic segment from Leptospira ryugenii encodes:
- the lpxD gene encoding UDP-3-O-(3-hydroxymyristoyl)glucosamine N-acyltransferase, whose amino-acid sequence MRLQSLAEKLGANWKGNGDLEITGIKDLEHHSPVHPTSVYYIASKKYINKLPKHKDVQIALTIESLADLFPNAIIVPEDSSKVKFIETISLFERLPKYEARISEKASIHPSAKIGKDVIIMDFAVIQEGVVVGDRCVIYPHVVLEPGVEIGENTVLKSGVVIYYNCKLGKNNLIHSNTVIGADGFGFYDYKGTRYKVPQIGNVVVGDDVEMGANCTVDRAALEETTIGNFTKFDDHVHVGHNCRVGNYVYIAGATVLAGSVTIEDGCILAGQSAVAEHLTMKKGSILMGLSGLTEDSKEKTAYFGIPARPALEMHRIHSSLGSLPEVVKWVKSKNEGKDTK is encoded by the coding sequence ATGCGTCTGCAATCATTAGCTGAAAAATTAGGAGCCAACTGGAAAGGCAATGGGGATTTGGAGATCACAGGAATCAAGGATTTAGAGCACCATTCTCCCGTACATCCTACCTCGGTATATTACATAGCTTCCAAAAAATACATAAACAAATTGCCTAAACATAAGGATGTCCAAATCGCACTCACCATCGAAAGTTTAGCGGATCTATTTCCCAATGCAATCATTGTCCCTGAAGACTCCTCCAAAGTAAAGTTTATCGAAACCATCTCCTTGTTTGAGAGACTTCCGAAATACGAAGCTAGAATCTCTGAAAAAGCAAGTATCCATCCAAGTGCGAAGATAGGCAAAGACGTCATCATCATGGACTTCGCTGTCATTCAAGAAGGCGTTGTGGTCGGGGATCGTTGTGTGATTTACCCTCATGTTGTTTTAGAACCTGGAGTTGAGATTGGCGAAAACACCGTTTTAAAATCGGGAGTGGTTATATACTACAACTGTAAATTAGGGAAAAACAATCTTATCCATTCCAATACAGTGATTGGCGCAGATGGGTTTGGATTTTATGATTATAAAGGCACTCGCTATAAGGTGCCACAAATAGGAAACGTAGTTGTTGGTGACGATGTAGAGATGGGTGCAAACTGTACGGTTGACCGAGCCGCCTTAGAGGAGACTACAATAGGTAATTTTACAAAATTTGATGACCACGTGCATGTAGGCCACAACTGTCGAGTTGGAAACTATGTTTATATTGCAGGAGCCACTGTGCTAGCTGGGTCGGTCACCATTGAGGACGGATGTATCTTAGCAGGGCAGTCAGCTGTTGCAGAACACCTAACAATGAAAAAAGGATCTATATTGATGGGACTTTCTGGTCTTACAGAAGATTCAAAAGAGAAAACAGCTTATTTTGGTATCCCTGCAAGACCCGCACTTGAAATGCATCGCATTCACTCTTCTTTGGGTTCCTTGCCTGAAGTGGTAAAATGGGTAAAATCAAAAAACGAAGGGAAAGATACTAAGTAG
- a CDS encoding sulfurtransferase, with product MKNLFKPVYIVLILSLVLGECKNPKNYDFVPAFLKLVPIFVKTNTAEELSFSSADSYDDNSFGLISFRKLNQIVNNWDKTKINQLNGKVVVLQIDTTGTSNGFFIPSSAQRQVYSYYVYINPNAVSTGIFGQSRNNGVLETELIVPEGRVVDNFLGEYGINPAQDYIVIAADSSNQDSFLYSLRLYYTLRYWGLDKKNIAFLNGSVRQGVQLGEITASTSQNREIKQSFASLKSLYTDNTILQATVGDIYHAISNGTTTFENVTSIPANGIQFVDARSSQEYSPSTTTGITVPNRSRTCPIGSNCKVPFEGRIRGAKRLEWSELLVSSSTNDFRFKTKAEIKQTFQLRGVSETQTIIAYCDRGLRSNAIFFAAGAILGIPVRLYDASWIEWSSLAFDENGDGWSNLSGSSPWRSDRSGRTEGLTTTTPSNAIIRLSFQTASAFSSSSYKTREADKLYLRTVGSGSSSGGGGSSGSGASGGGGNACGG from the coding sequence ATGAAAAATTTATTTAAACCAGTATACATTGTTCTTATATTGAGTTTGGTTTTAGGTGAATGTAAAAATCCTAAAAACTATGATTTCGTACCTGCTTTTTTGAAACTTGTCCCAATTTTTGTGAAAACCAATACGGCGGAGGAGCTAAGTTTTAGTTCTGCAGATTCGTATGATGATAATTCATTTGGTCTAATTTCATTTCGAAAACTAAACCAAATTGTAAATAACTGGGACAAAACGAAAATCAATCAATTGAATGGGAAGGTGGTCGTATTACAAATTGATACCACTGGAACCTCAAATGGATTTTTTATTCCGAGTAGTGCCCAAAGACAGGTCTATTCCTACTATGTATATATAAATCCAAATGCAGTAAGCACGGGGATTTTTGGACAGTCGCGGAACAATGGAGTTTTAGAAACCGAACTCATTGTACCAGAAGGTAGAGTCGTAGATAATTTTTTAGGCGAGTATGGAATCAACCCTGCCCAGGACTATATAGTGATTGCAGCAGATAGTTCCAACCAAGATTCCTTTTTATATTCTCTCAGGCTCTACTATACCTTACGGTATTGGGGTCTAGACAAAAAGAATATAGCTTTTTTGAATGGCTCAGTTCGACAAGGAGTCCAACTGGGAGAAATTACGGCTAGCACAAGTCAAAATCGCGAGATCAAGCAAAGCTTTGCCAGTTTAAAATCTTTGTATACGGACAATACAATCTTACAAGCTACAGTCGGCGATATCTACCATGCCATTTCCAATGGCACAACTACGTTTGAAAATGTGACTAGCATTCCGGCAAACGGAATACAGTTTGTGGATGCGAGGTCAAGCCAGGAGTATTCACCTTCCACTACCACAGGAATCACCGTGCCGAATCGTTCCAGAACCTGTCCGATTGGTTCAAATTGTAAAGTACCCTTTGAAGGAAGGATCCGAGGAGCAAAAAGACTGGAGTGGAGCGAGTTGTTGGTAAGTTCTTCGACAAATGATTTCCGATTTAAAACAAAAGCAGAAATCAAACAAACCTTTCAGTTACGTGGCGTTTCAGAAACACAGACGATCATTGCCTATTGTGATCGGGGATTGCGATCCAACGCAATTTTCTTTGCGGCAGGTGCTATCCTTGGGATTCCAGTGCGACTCTACGATGCCTCATGGATTGAATGGAGTTCCCTTGCCTTTGATGAAAATGGTGATGGTTGGTCCAATCTCAGTGGAAGCTCACCCTGGAGATCAGATCGTAGTGGTCGAACAGAAGGCCTCACTACCACTACTCCAAGCAATGCGATCATACGCTTAAGCTTCCAAACGGCGAGTGCATTTTCTTCTTCATCCTACAAAACAAGGGAAGCAGATAAACTCTATCTGAGAACAGTTGGTAGTGGTAGCTCTTCTGGAGGTGGTGGATCCTCTGGATCTGGTGCAAGTGGTGGTGGTGGAAATGCCTGTGGAGGTTAA
- a CDS encoding sulfurtransferase: MRQLTTSILALFLVWANVFSCKQDSKDDLAQNVLLAALLTSTRISTAADLTTESSVNYDDNQFGLVTSTRVKSWIDNWAANKPSGITGNLVIIVFNPNGSYTRQYLKPAAGVNVFDWTSSVFSSTDRFAYRAARDNGIINDPNALPTGAITDEILQTYGIDASKDLIVFAAGHDSGLGTNASPRGSVYQNLHRGIYWLRYWGVDRKNLAVLNGAFDANGDFPASYLTTSSSELTSPTKGSFSLKSLRSVDNSVLVQPLENIISFVKNGTSHNIYGISSSVLFADARHNTTTTAAEFTGNPVTSTSGPSGAALFAGHIKGSKFTPWPVVVDQTTGKFKSKDELVSLWDDFTKFNSVNQSGDGFKTGQTIVHYCRTNARSMVTGLSAFLILGKPSVFYENSFIEWSALSANHTNTALRTLPAGHVYATDTNELTESGYNTPGPVYNNSASLSQYSVFRINQEATTTRKNLDEDRAYKFQ; the protein is encoded by the coding sequence ATGCGACAATTAACCACAAGCATCCTTGCCCTCTTTTTGGTTTGGGCAAATGTATTCTCATGCAAACAAGATTCAAAAGACGATTTGGCACAAAACGTGCTATTAGCGGCACTTCTAACTTCGACACGAATTAGTACAGCAGCAGATCTTACGACCGAATCCAGCGTAAACTATGACGATAACCAGTTTGGTTTAGTAACTTCGACGAGAGTGAAGTCCTGGATCGACAATTGGGCGGCAAACAAACCATCTGGCATCACAGGAAACTTAGTGATCATCGTCTTCAACCCAAATGGAAGTTACACACGCCAGTATTTGAAACCAGCTGCGGGCGTTAATGTCTTTGATTGGACTAGCTCTGTTTTCAGCTCCACTGACCGATTTGCTTACCGTGCAGCTAGGGACAACGGTATCATCAATGATCCTAATGCTCTCCCCACAGGTGCTATCACTGATGAAATTCTACAAACTTACGGTATCGATGCGAGCAAAGACTTAATCGTCTTCGCAGCTGGACATGACTCTGGCTTGGGGACCAATGCTTCTCCTAGAGGATCCGTCTACCAAAACTTACACCGAGGCATCTATTGGCTACGGTATTGGGGAGTGGACCGAAAGAACTTAGCAGTGTTAAACGGTGCTTTTGACGCAAATGGTGACTTCCCTGCTTCTTATTTAACAACTAGTAGCTCAGAACTCACAAGCCCCACTAAAGGAAGTTTTTCCCTAAAATCACTGCGATCAGTAGACAACTCTGTCCTTGTACAACCTCTCGAGAATATCATTAGTTTCGTGAAAAATGGTACCTCACATAACATATACGGAATTTCGAGTTCGGTGCTGTTTGCTGATGCAAGGCACAATACTACAACTACAGCAGCAGAATTCACAGGAAACCCTGTGACAAGTACATCAGGCCCAAGTGGAGCGGCTCTCTTTGCTGGCCATATCAAAGGATCTAAATTCACACCATGGCCTGTTGTTGTGGACCAAACCACTGGAAAATTTAAATCAAAAGATGAATTGGTGAGCCTCTGGGATGATTTTACAAAGTTTAACTCAGTTAACCAATCAGGTGATGGCTTTAAAACTGGCCAAACTATTGTGCACTATTGCAGAACTAATGCTCGTTCCATGGTAACAGGACTTAGCGCTTTTCTTATTTTAGGAAAACCAAGTGTGTTCTATGAAAACTCTTTCATTGAGTGGTCTGCTCTGAGTGCAAATCACACAAATACTGCTCTCAGAACACTTCCTGCGGGACATGTATATGCTACAGACACAAATGAACTGACTGAAAGTGGATACAACACTCCAGGACCTGTTTACAATAACTCAGCTTCCTTGAGCCAATACTCTGTTTTCCGGATTAACCAGGAGGCAACCACCACTCGGAAGAATTTGGATGAGGATAGAGCATATAAGTTTCAATAG
- a CDS encoding TIGR04282 family arsenosugar biosynthesis glycosyltransferase produces the protein MDESLIVFAKKPILGTVKTRLAKTLGEEVTLSIYRQLLQITFGLMQSIRQKSILYWEGEIPEDSLGLGTEFPYAVQIQGDLGQKMESAFQNELKKARSVCIIGTDCPEITNEIIDNAFRSLNQYDVVIGPAKDGGYYLLGMKEMVPILFIDVPWSTNLVFSITMERLNSQNKSVYVLPMLSDLDEESDLNYFIEQQIIVL, from the coding sequence ATGGATGAATCGCTCATTGTATTTGCAAAAAAACCCATCTTAGGGACTGTCAAAACCAGATTGGCAAAAACCTTAGGTGAGGAAGTAACTCTGTCTATCTACCGACAACTTTTACAGATTACCTTTGGTTTGATGCAAAGTATCAGACAAAAGAGTATACTCTATTGGGAAGGTGAAATACCCGAAGACTCTTTGGGACTTGGCACTGAATTTCCTTATGCAGTGCAGATACAAGGAGATTTAGGACAAAAGATGGAGTCTGCATTTCAAAATGAACTAAAAAAAGCTAGATCCGTATGTATTATAGGTACAGACTGTCCGGAAATTACGAACGAAATTATAGACAATGCCTTTCGCTCTCTCAATCAATATGACGTAGTGATAGGTCCCGCAAAGGATGGAGGGTATTATTTGCTCGGAATGAAAGAAATGGTTCCCATTTTGTTTATTGACGTTCCATGGTCTACAAATCTTGTTTTTTCGATCACAATGGAAAGATTAAATTCACAAAACAAAAGTGTATATGTTTTGCCTATGCTCTCAGACCTAGATGAGGAGAGTGATTTGAATTACTTCATTGAGCAACAAATCATTGTTCTATGA
- a CDS encoding glycosyltransferase family 2 protein — MRNEEVSDGIVVIPVRNEEENLLLVLQNLLNLQLFSPNQIWVIDNGSTDRSSQIAKSFAATVHFEPKLGYGAAILKALGEIKASGLYPTFLLIIDGDGSDDTNSVQDLLSVFTKADCDLVIGSRILGKAEKGSLSFLQRFGNHLTCFLIYVFYRRKFTDLGPMRIIRYSSLLQMGLKDRTWGWNVEMQIRALQYNMKVIEIPVTYFKRRFGVSKISGTILMALRVGIKILYTFFYLTLWDRPKRP, encoded by the coding sequence ATGAGAAACGAAGAGGTGAGTGATGGTATCGTTGTTATCCCAGTTCGCAATGAAGAAGAAAACTTACTTCTTGTCCTTCAAAATCTATTAAACCTCCAACTCTTTTCTCCCAATCAAATATGGGTCATTGACAACGGCTCTACTGATCGCTCTTCTCAAATTGCAAAATCTTTCGCAGCCACCGTACATTTTGAACCAAAATTGGGTTACGGAGCTGCAATTTTGAAAGCACTTGGCGAGATCAAAGCCTCTGGTCTATATCCTACTTTTTTGCTAATTATTGATGGTGATGGTTCCGACGATACAAACTCTGTTCAGGATTTATTGTCTGTATTCACAAAAGCAGACTGTGATCTTGTGATTGGTTCTAGAATCTTAGGCAAAGCAGAAAAGGGTTCTTTGTCATTTTTGCAAAGGTTTGGAAATCACCTAACCTGTTTTCTCATTTATGTATTCTACCGGAGAAAATTCACAGATCTCGGGCCCATGAGGATCATTAGATATAGTTCTCTTTTACAAATGGGTTTAAAAGACAGAACTTGGGGTTGGAATGTGGAGATGCAAATCAGGGCGCTACAGTACAATATGAAAGTAATTGAGATCCCTGTCACTTATTTCAAACGTCGGTTTGGTGTATCCAAGATTTCAGGAACAATTCTGATGGCACTTCGTGTCGGAATCAAAATTCTTTATACTTTTTTTTATCTGACTCTTTGGGATCGTCCAAAAAGACCATAA
- a CDS encoding sulfurtransferase — protein sequence MKANIASLTVLAFLWVQWGLSAQTNQEETREWDLQRSWIVSPKQAAALRSKGALLLDARAVHLRLSTRLPDSIPLAWEDLSLTEEPNAGKLKPQNLAVDFLKGKGIQTKHTLLVLGDPLAGWGEEGRLVWSLRTFGYSNAFLVDGGVRFFLKWAERKEEKLNQTKPSLSSANFVPVQESIEAAELQKSIQQKTNHYFVLDVREKREYLGDTPYGERRGGHIPGAQWLYYKSFLNAKGFIKPDSEIKDLLYRLGYKKGQEVVSYCTGGVRSGFSTAVLVSYGYKAKNYAGSMWEWSAKPESDYPLVIDK from the coding sequence ATGAAGGCAAACATAGCATCCCTCACAGTACTGGCGTTTCTCTGGGTTCAATGGGGCCTTAGCGCCCAAACAAACCAAGAGGAAACGAGAGAATGGGACCTACAAAGATCCTGGATTGTATCTCCCAAACAGGCAGCGGCCCTGCGGTCCAAAGGAGCTCTCCTTCTTGATGCGCGTGCGGTCCATTTAAGGCTGAGTACCCGGCTGCCAGATTCCATTCCTCTTGCCTGGGAGGATCTCTCGCTAACTGAAGAACCAAATGCGGGGAAGCTGAAGCCCCAAAACTTGGCTGTGGATTTTCTAAAGGGAAAGGGAATCCAAACAAAACATACTCTTCTGGTCCTAGGAGACCCTTTGGCTGGCTGGGGGGAGGAGGGAAGACTTGTTTGGAGTTTGCGTACCTTTGGTTATTCGAATGCTTTTTTGGTGGATGGGGGCGTGCGGTTTTTTTTGAAATGGGCAGAGAGAAAAGAGGAGAAACTTAACCAAACAAAGCCCTCACTTTCTTCGGCAAACTTCGTGCCTGTGCAAGAATCGATAGAAGCCGCTGAATTGCAGAAAAGTATACAACAAAAGACAAACCATTATTTTGTGTTAGATGTTCGTGAGAAAAGAGAATATTTAGGAGATACGCCCTACGGGGAAAGGCGAGGAGGACATATACCTGGCGCACAATGGCTTTACTATAAGTCTTTTCTCAATGCAAAAGGATTTATCAAACCAGATTCAGAGATAAAGGATCTATTGTATCGCTTAGGGTATAAAAAAGGGCAAGAAGTAGTTTCTTATTGTACGGGAGGAGTCAGATCGGGTTTTAGTACGGCTGTTCTAGTCAGTTACGGTTACAAGGCAAAAAATTATGCTGGTTCTATGTGGGAGTGGTCCGCCAAACCTGAGTCAGACTATCCATTGGTGATCGATAAATAG
- a CDS encoding OmpA family protein, whose amino-acid sequence MNQIVKLSLFALSIFLFVSYKVSYGIVSLSAQEIDPNLTKKWTRAQEERKGVIFFTKGSFRIADSHLGHLQSIAIYLLEHPKSLLYTRGHAWQEGTSQQMWNLSESRTKEIERFMEIHGVPERQIRSLFYGDTRPLQNLQLVGDVSLLRRVEYEIIEQ is encoded by the coding sequence GTGAACCAAATCGTGAAACTATCTCTGTTTGCTCTCTCTATCTTCTTATTTGTATCTTACAAAGTTAGTTATGGAATAGTTTCTTTAAGTGCCCAGGAAATCGATCCTAACCTTACCAAAAAGTGGACTAGGGCCCAAGAAGAGCGGAAAGGAGTTATATTTTTTACAAAAGGAAGCTTTCGGATCGCTGATTCACATTTAGGGCATTTGCAATCTATCGCTATCTACTTATTGGAACATCCCAAAAGCCTACTATACACGAGAGGCCATGCTTGGCAGGAAGGAACTTCCCAACAGATGTGGAACTTGAGCGAATCCAGGACAAAGGAAATCGAAAGATTCATGGAAATCCATGGTGTTCCTGAGAGACAAATCAGAAGTTTGTTTTATGGGGATACAAGGCCTTTGCAAAATCTCCAATTGGTTGGCGATGTAAGTTTGCTGAGAAGAGTGGAGTACGAAATCATAGAACAATGA
- a CDS encoding SRPBCC family protein, with product MILTEKEIFIQQSPEKVFSYLYDLNTMPNYNASVKSVKALDSSGATLPQYEIEINFGFFSLKEKYSITEVKANEYFTAQLKHTGLQFEDRYEIIAKDSGTLLKVKDIMELKGLLVFSEPLVKGNLSSQMWENMLRLKSNLEST from the coding sequence TTTTGACAGAGAAAGAAATCTTTATCCAACAAAGTCCCGAAAAGGTATTTTCCTATCTATACGACCTAAATACCATGCCCAACTACAATGCGAGTGTGAAGTCTGTAAAGGCACTCGATAGCAGTGGTGCTACTCTCCCCCAGTATGAAATTGAAATCAACTTTGGATTTTTTTCGTTAAAGGAAAAATACTCCATAACGGAAGTGAAAGCGAACGAGTATTTCACCGCACAATTGAAACATACTGGTCTACAATTTGAAGATCGTTATGAGATCATTGCGAAAGATAGTGGGACTTTACTGAAAGTAAAGGATATTATGGAACTGAAAGGTTTACTTGTGTTTAGCGAACCATTGGTGAAAGGTAATTTGAGCTCTCAGATGTGGGAAAACATGTTGAGGCTCAAATCGAATTTAGAGTCTACTTAG
- a CDS encoding helix-turn-helix domain-containing protein — protein MSETKEIDELLTAILGSTIKKRRQELGYSMEKLAQLSAISRSMLGLIESGKTTPSVGILWKLSRSLRTPIADLVPETRTLSPKLIKWKESKVLTPQSKVGLQIRDLSQEKMGRLAVYHLSIPQGKHLLPSAFEAKVDQSIVVLDGEVEFLHNAKVYHLEAGDRLVLNTFEPVSFQVAKQEQANLLWISPLSPSDERRA, from the coding sequence ATGAGCGAAACCAAGGAGATCGATGAGTTACTCACGGCCATACTAGGCTCCACCATTAAAAAAAGACGGCAGGAGTTGGGCTATTCAATGGAAAAATTAGCTCAGTTGAGTGCGATTAGCAGGAGTATGTTGGGGCTAATCGAGTCGGGCAAAACCACTCCAAGCGTAGGCATCCTTTGGAAACTCTCTCGTTCTCTCCGTACTCCGATTGCGGACCTCGTTCCCGAAACGAGAACCCTTTCCCCTAAGTTAATCAAATGGAAGGAAAGCAAAGTCCTCACTCCACAGTCCAAAGTAGGCTTACAAATCCGTGACCTCAGCCAAGAAAAAATGGGGCGATTGGCAGTTTACCATTTGAGCATCCCGCAAGGTAAACACTTACTTCCCTCTGCCTTTGAAGCAAAGGTTGACCAAAGCATTGTGGTCCTAGATGGTGAAGTGGAATTTTTGCATAATGCAAAGGTATACCACTTAGAAGCGGGAGATCGATTGGTCCTCAACACGTTTGAGCCTGTTTCCTTCCAGGTTGCCAAACAGGAACAAGCAAATCTACTCTGGATCTCGCCACTGTCTCCCTCCGATGAAAGACGGGCATAG
- a CDS encoding multiheme c-type cytochrome produces MRRYFFIAFFCFICIFIIAYFFYLQNQIVSVDTLIPNQVWTKTIPNLAPLKGVGLVRAENCGKCHSQIYEEWKTSTHANALSDLQFQSELAKESSPAWLCLNCHIPVGNQREFLVEGLRQGNIHLPKEIANPQFDPVMKAEAVTCATCHVRSDENGESYVLGANGKTDAMHPVKVNKEALRKRCYDCHNQTYTLEASLVCYFQTGKELQEAKKYFPEKDCVSCHMPTKYRSFVKKELGKSAKESHIHGFVGGGIPKQFSLYSHQLKNGYQPGFRLLGWQRDGNKIQITYKNESAGHYIPSGDPERFFKLEMVFFDSSNVEIQKVEKRIGQIWEWSPVAKLKSDNRLKPKETRSWQEEIPKEAKKIIFRLTHVRLSDQTRKYMEATFENVPDPYKIKVKNMKEYYPQSSNIVESEWDLESQKRKDKSLESIFLENEKRRGE; encoded by the coding sequence ATGCGGCGCTATTTCTTTATTGCATTTTTTTGCTTTATTTGTATTTTTATCATTGCTTACTTTTTCTACCTACAAAACCAAATAGTGTCTGTGGATACCCTCATTCCCAACCAAGTTTGGACAAAGACAATCCCCAATCTGGCACCACTGAAAGGCGTTGGCTTAGTTCGTGCGGAGAACTGTGGGAAATGCCACAGCCAAATCTACGAGGAGTGGAAAACTTCAACCCATGCCAATGCTCTATCAGATCTACAATTCCAATCAGAATTGGCAAAAGAAAGCTCTCCTGCATGGCTTTGTTTGAACTGTCATATCCCAGTCGGAAACCAAAGAGAGTTTCTTGTGGAAGGATTACGGCAGGGAAATATCCACCTACCAAAAGAAATCGCAAACCCACAATTTGATCCTGTGATGAAAGCAGAGGCTGTTACTTGCGCTACATGCCATGTGAGAAGTGATGAAAATGGTGAAAGTTATGTCCTAGGTGCAAATGGTAAAACGGATGCCATGCACCCAGTTAAGGTAAATAAGGAAGCACTTCGGAAACGATGTTATGATTGCCATAACCAAACTTATACATTAGAAGCAAGTTTGGTTTGTTACTTCCAAACTGGGAAAGAGTTGCAGGAAGCAAAAAAGTACTTTCCTGAAAAGGATTGTGTTTCCTGTCATATGCCGACAAAGTATCGGTCATTTGTAAAGAAAGAACTTGGTAAATCCGCAAAAGAATCACATATCCATGGTTTTGTGGGAGGTGGTATACCAAAACAATTCTCTTTATACTCTCACCAATTGAAAAATGGTTACCAACCAGGATTTCGTTTGTTGGGTTGGCAGAGGGATGGAAACAAAATCCAAATCACATATAAAAATGAATCAGCGGGTCACTACATTCCCTCAGGTGACCCTGAACGATTTTTCAAATTGGAAATGGTTTTTTTCGATTCATCTAATGTAGAGATACAAAAAGTGGAAAAGAGAATCGGCCAAATTTGGGAATGGTCACCTGTCGCAAAGTTAAAAAGTGACAATAGGTTGAAACCAAAAGAAACACGTTCTTGGCAGGAAGAGATTCCCAAGGAAGCCAAAAAGATAATTTTTAGATTAACTCACGTTAGACTTTCTGACCAGACTAGAAAATACATGGAGGCAACTTTTGAAAATGTGCCAGATCCATATAAGATTAAAGTCAAAAACATGAAAGAATACTATCCACAAAGTTCTAACATTGTAGAAAGTGAATGGGACCTAGAGTCTCAAAAAAGAAAAGACAAATCTTTGGAGAGCATTTTTCTGGAGAATGAGAAACGAAGAGGTGAGTGA
- a CDS encoding DUF4395 domain-containing protein, with amino-acid sequence MKIGFYPDVVNENATRIVASTVVVLGLLTIGLPNWISLGILFYGFTARVLYGPKFEPFAYIVSQILVPKWKIPFKPTAGPPKRFAQLIGFLFVLTAGSLFFANQTFYFRLTMSILVFFASLEAFVGFCAGCFFFAILMKIGLIPEDVCEKCNNLNFNK; translated from the coding sequence ATGAAAATTGGATTTTACCCGGATGTAGTGAATGAGAACGCAACACGAATCGTGGCCAGCACCGTAGTTGTTTTGGGCCTATTGACCATTGGTCTCCCCAATTGGATCAGCTTAGGCATACTTTTCTATGGCTTTACCGCTCGTGTTCTCTATGGACCCAAGTTTGAGCCCTTTGCCTACATAGTCTCACAGATCTTAGTTCCTAAATGGAAGATTCCTTTTAAGCCAACTGCTGGACCGCCCAAACGATTTGCACAATTGATCGGCTTTCTTTTTGTTCTCACAGCTGGTTCCCTTTTTTTCGCCAATCAAACGTTTTATTTCCGCCTTACAATGAGTATTCTCGTGTTTTTTGCCTCCTTAGAAGCGTTTGTTGGTTTCTGTGCTGGCTGTTTTTTCTTTGCTATTTTGATGAAGATAGGTCTAATACCTGAAGATGTTTGTGAAAAATGCAACAACCTTAACTTCAACAAGTGA